A genomic region of Burkholderia humptydooensis contains the following coding sequences:
- a CDS encoding ATP-binding cassette domain-containing protein has translation MSHAAVDADFKPDSQPASPAADVALELRALTRTFALKRGLFRAPAPLRAVDRVSLRLHRGETLALVGESGCGKSTLAKMLLGLLPPTSGDVLIDGRPIDPRDARRTAQRIQPVFQDPYSSLNPRKTVAQIVGMPLRVHRRGARDEQDAEVRRMLDLVGMPQRTHGEYPGQLSGGQRQRVAIARALILRPGILVCDEPTSALDVSVQAQILNLLLDLKAELGLSYLFISHDLGVVEHLADRVAVMERGRIVEQDTAKRVFAQPAHPYTRRLLASALTPEPGLGLPDPPAPDDGSARRTA, from the coding sequence ATGTCGCACGCCGCTGTCGACGCCGATTTCAAGCCCGATTCCCAGCCCGCATCGCCCGCCGCCGACGTCGCGCTCGAACTGCGCGCGCTCACCCGCACGTTCGCGCTCAAGCGCGGCCTGTTCCGCGCGCCGGCGCCGCTGCGCGCGGTCGACCGTGTGTCGCTGCGGCTCCATCGCGGCGAGACGCTCGCGCTCGTCGGCGAATCCGGCTGCGGCAAGAGCACGCTCGCGAAGATGCTGCTCGGCCTGCTGCCGCCCACGTCGGGCGACGTGCTGATCGACGGCCGGCCGATCGATCCGCGCGACGCGCGGCGCACCGCGCAGCGCATCCAGCCGGTCTTCCAGGACCCGTATTCGTCGCTGAATCCGCGCAAGACCGTCGCGCAGATCGTCGGGATGCCGCTGCGCGTGCACCGGCGCGGCGCGCGCGACGAACAGGATGCCGAAGTGCGCCGGATGCTCGATCTCGTCGGGATGCCGCAGCGCACGCACGGCGAGTATCCCGGCCAGTTGTCGGGCGGCCAGCGGCAGCGCGTCGCGATCGCGCGCGCGCTGATCCTGCGTCCCGGCATCCTCGTCTGCGACGAGCCGACGTCCGCGCTCGACGTGTCCGTGCAGGCGCAGATCCTGAACCTGCTGCTCGATCTGAAGGCCGAGCTCGGCTTGAGCTACCTGTTCATCAGCCACGACCTGGGCGTCGTCGAGCATCTCGCTGATCGCGTCGCGGTGATGGAGCGCGGCCGCATCGTCGAGCAGGACACGGCCAAGCGCGTGTTCGCGCAGCCGGCCCACCCTTACACGCGCAGGCTGCTCGCGTCGGCGCTGACGCCGGAGCCGGGCCTGGGGCTGCCCGATCCGCCCGCGCCGGACGACGGCAGCGCGCGGCGCACCGCCTGA
- a CDS encoding ABC transporter ATP-binding protein, whose amino-acid sequence MAALLEVDNLRVDLPTPNGMLHAVRGIDLRIERGELLCVVGESGCGKSMTSLALMGLLPRGAQRRADRLAFDGVDLLSLERRAMGALRGSRIAMIFQDPMTSLNPAYTLGNQLCEALRQHRRVSPAQARERAVHLLERAGVAHAAERLRQYPHQLSGGLRQRVMIAMALMCEPELIIADEPTTALDVTIQAEILRMLRELQREFGTAVLFITHDLGVVSRIADRVAVMYAGEVVETASAAQLFARPTHPYTRGLLNSIPVRGKTRPGSRLDAIPGVVPSLVGDIDGCAFRNRCALARDDCARAPAFVDVGGGHRARCVLVESACEEICR is encoded by the coding sequence ATGGCTGCATTGCTCGAAGTCGACAATCTGCGGGTCGATCTGCCGACCCCGAACGGCATGCTGCACGCGGTGCGCGGGATCGACCTGCGCATCGAGCGCGGCGAGCTCCTGTGCGTGGTGGGCGAATCCGGCTGCGGCAAGTCGATGACGTCGCTCGCGCTGATGGGCCTGCTGCCGCGCGGCGCGCAGCGGCGCGCGGACAGGCTCGCGTTCGACGGCGTCGATCTGCTGTCGCTCGAGCGCCGCGCGATGGGCGCGCTGCGCGGCAGCCGGATCGCGATGATCTTCCAGGACCCGATGACGTCGCTCAATCCCGCGTACACGCTCGGCAACCAGCTCTGCGAGGCGCTGCGCCAGCATCGCCGCGTGTCGCCCGCGCAGGCGCGCGAGCGCGCGGTGCACCTGCTCGAGCGCGCGGGCGTCGCGCACGCGGCCGAGCGGCTGCGCCAGTATCCGCACCAGCTCTCGGGCGGGCTGCGCCAGCGCGTGATGATCGCGATGGCGCTGATGTGCGAGCCCGAGCTCATCATCGCCGACGAGCCGACGACCGCGCTCGACGTGACGATCCAGGCCGAGATCCTGCGGATGCTGCGCGAGCTGCAGCGCGAGTTCGGCACCGCGGTGCTGTTCATCACGCACGATCTCGGCGTCGTGTCGCGGATCGCCGATCGTGTCGCGGTGATGTACGCGGGCGAAGTCGTCGAGACCGCGAGCGCCGCGCAACTGTTCGCGCGGCCGACGCATCCGTACACGCGCGGACTGCTGAACAGCATCCCGGTGCGGGGCAAGACGCGGCCCGGCTCGCGGCTCGACGCGATTCCCGGCGTCGTGCCGTCGCTCGTCGGCGACATCGACGGCTGCGCGTTCCGCAACCGCTGCGCGCTCGCGCGCGACGATTGCGCGCGAGCGCCGGCGTTCGTCGACGTCGGCGGCGGCCATCGCGCGCGCTGCGTGCTCGTCGAATCCGCCTGCGAGGAGATCTGCCGATGA
- a CDS encoding ABC transporter permease has protein sequence MSSRSPSLPALRIDAPARPAWRRAARRLAGHRGLSIGAALVALVVLAALFAPWLAPHDPYGQDLARRLLPPAWDAARGSWLHPLGTDKLGRDYLSRLLFGARVSLAIGVAAAALSGAIGTTLGVLAGYFGGRVDAAISYLITTRLAMPVVLVALAMSSLLGGSLKTVIVLLGLLLWDRFAVVSRSVAQQLRDAEFIAAAKALGASTPCILVRELLPNIAGALIVVATLEMAHAILLEATLSFLGLGVPAPMPSWGLMIAEGKAYMFFQPWVILIPGAALAITVLAINLVGDGVRDLTAPEGR, from the coding sequence ATGTCCTCGCGCTCGCCTTCTCTTCCCGCCCTGCGCATCGACGCACCCGCCCGCCCCGCGTGGCGGCGCGCGGCGCGCCGGCTCGCCGGCCATCGCGGCCTGTCGATCGGCGCGGCGCTCGTCGCGCTCGTCGTGCTGGCCGCCCTCTTCGCGCCGTGGCTCGCGCCGCACGATCCGTACGGCCAGGACCTCGCGCGCCGGCTGCTGCCGCCCGCGTGGGACGCCGCGCGCGGCAGTTGGCTCCACCCGCTCGGCACCGACAAGCTCGGCCGCGACTACCTGAGCCGTCTGCTGTTCGGCGCGCGCGTGTCGCTCGCGATCGGCGTCGCGGCGGCCGCGCTGTCGGGCGCGATCGGCACGACGCTCGGCGTGCTCGCCGGCTACTTCGGCGGCCGCGTCGACGCGGCGATCAGCTACCTGATCACGACGCGGCTCGCGATGCCCGTCGTGCTCGTCGCGCTCGCGATGTCGTCGCTGCTCGGCGGATCGCTGAAAACCGTGATCGTGCTGCTCGGCCTGCTGCTGTGGGACCGCTTCGCGGTCGTGTCGCGCTCGGTCGCGCAGCAGTTGCGCGACGCCGAGTTCATCGCGGCCGCGAAGGCGCTCGGCGCGTCGACGCCCTGCATCCTCGTGCGCGAGCTGCTGCCGAACATCGCGGGCGCGCTGATCGTCGTCGCGACGCTCGAGATGGCGCACGCGATCCTGCTCGAGGCGACGCTGTCGTTCCTCGGGCTCGGCGTGCCCGCGCCGATGCCGTCGTGGGGGCTGATGATCGCCGAAGGCAAGGCGTACATGTTCTTCCAGCCGTGGGTGATCCTGATTCCGGGCGCGGCGCTCGCGATCACGGTGCTCGCGATCAATCTCGTCGGCGACGGCGTTCGCGACCTCACCGCGCCCGAAGGCCGCTGA
- a CDS encoding VC0807 family protein, producing MKFHPGLVAELTVNLLLPWAAYRAALPYWDETGGLIASAVPPLVWSVIQLARFRRVDALSALVLFGIVLSIAAALAGGSPRMLLMRESLASGAIGIAFLASLALRKPLVFHLARATVAREAHDGAARLDALWVERPAFVASMRLMTLVWGCGLVAENLLRAWMVWNWPVERVLVVAPFVGYGVYGALMMWTLWYRKVMRANALAGVPRGGALG from the coding sequence ATGAAGTTCCACCCCGGTCTCGTCGCCGAACTGACGGTGAACCTGCTGCTGCCCTGGGCCGCCTATCGCGCCGCGCTCCCGTACTGGGACGAGACGGGCGGCCTCATCGCGTCCGCCGTGCCGCCGCTCGTCTGGAGCGTGATCCAGCTCGCGCGGTTCCGGCGGGTGGATGCGCTGTCCGCGCTCGTGCTGTTCGGCATCGTGCTGTCGATCGCCGCGGCGCTCGCGGGCGGCAGCCCGCGGATGCTGTTGATGCGCGAATCGCTCGCCTCGGGCGCGATCGGCATCGCGTTCCTCGCGTCGCTCGCGCTGCGCAAGCCGCTCGTGTTCCATCTCGCGCGCGCGACGGTCGCGCGCGAGGCGCACGACGGCGCCGCGCGGCTCGACGCGCTGTGGGTCGAGCGGCCCGCGTTCGTCGCGTCGATGCGGCTGATGACGCTCGTCTGGGGATGCGGCCTCGTCGCCGAGAACCTGCTGCGCGCGTGGATGGTGTGGAACTGGCCGGTCGAGCGCGTGCTCGTCGTCGCGCCGTTCGTCGGCTACGGCGTCTACGGCGCGCTGATGATGTGGACGCTGTGGTATCGGAAAGTGATGCGCGCGAACGCGCTCGCGGGCGTGCCGCGGGGCGGCGCGCTCGGGTGA
- a CDS encoding ABC transporter substrate-binding protein — MNRRFAVRPALRLAACAALAPMLSLPGAAHAGRANDTLVYASDSEPENISPYHNNLREGVIVAHMAWDTLIYRDPKTGAYKPELATAWKWESPTSLVVDLRRGVTFHNGDKFTADDVVFTFNYVVAPDSKVVTRQNTDWIQSAEKTGDYQVRIRLKAPFPAALEYLSGPTPIYPAAYFRKVGLQGFSKAPVGTGPYRIAAVTPGVGVTMVKNPNYFKDSPLGQPKIGTVRFVVIPDPETRAAQLMTGAVDWIWRVPADQADSLKAMPNLTVQSGETMRVGYLSMDAAGASAPNSPFKDARVRQAVNYAINRGALAKNLVRGGSQPVYAPCFRTQFGCDTSGVVKYDYNPAKARELLKAAGYPNGFDTDLYAYREREYAEAMIGDLRKVGINARLHYLQYAALRTAQRSGKTPLTFQAWGSFSVNDASAFVSVYFKGGPDDTAKDAAVEKWLAAADTSNDPAVRKTNYAKALARISEQAYWAPLFSYSTNYAYASALNFNAYPDELPRFYEASWK; from the coding sequence ATGAATCGTCGGTTCGCCGTTCGCCCCGCCCTCCGCCTCGCCGCCTGCGCGGCGCTCGCGCCGATGCTGTCGCTGCCCGGCGCCGCGCACGCCGGCCGTGCGAACGACACGCTCGTCTACGCGTCCGACAGCGAGCCGGAGAACATCTCGCCGTATCACAACAACCTGCGCGAGGGCGTGATCGTCGCGCACATGGCATGGGACACGCTGATCTACCGCGATCCGAAGACGGGCGCATACAAGCCCGAGCTCGCGACCGCGTGGAAGTGGGAATCGCCGACGTCGCTCGTCGTGGACCTGCGCCGCGGCGTGACCTTCCACAACGGCGACAAGTTCACGGCCGACGACGTCGTGTTCACGTTCAACTACGTCGTCGCGCCGGATTCGAAGGTCGTCACGCGGCAGAACACCGACTGGATCCAGAGTGCCGAGAAGACGGGCGACTACCAGGTCCGCATCCGCCTGAAGGCGCCGTTCCCGGCGGCGCTCGAATACCTGTCGGGCCCGACGCCGATCTATCCGGCCGCCTACTTCAGGAAGGTCGGCCTGCAGGGCTTCAGCAAGGCGCCCGTCGGCACCGGGCCGTACAGGATCGCGGCGGTGACGCCCGGCGTCGGCGTGACGATGGTCAAGAACCCGAACTATTTCAAGGACAGCCCGCTCGGCCAGCCGAAGATCGGCACGGTCAGGTTCGTCGTGATTCCCGATCCGGAGACGCGCGCGGCGCAACTGATGACGGGCGCCGTCGACTGGATCTGGCGCGTGCCCGCCGACCAGGCCGATTCGCTGAAGGCGATGCCGAACCTGACCGTGCAAAGTGGCGAGACGATGCGGGTGGGCTATCTGTCGATGGACGCCGCGGGCGCGTCCGCGCCGAACTCGCCGTTCAAGGACGCGCGCGTGCGGCAGGCGGTCAACTACGCGATCAACCGCGGCGCGCTCGCGAAGAACCTCGTGCGCGGCGGCAGCCAGCCCGTCTACGCGCCGTGCTTTCGCACGCAGTTCGGCTGCGACACGTCGGGCGTCGTCAAGTACGACTACAACCCGGCGAAGGCGCGCGAGCTCCTGAAGGCGGCCGGCTACCCGAACGGCTTCGACACCGATCTGTACGCGTACCGCGAGCGCGAATACGCGGAGGCGATGATCGGCGATCTGCGCAAGGTCGGCATCAACGCGCGGCTGCATTACCTGCAGTACGCGGCGCTGCGCACCGCGCAGCGCTCGGGCAAGACGCCGCTCACGTTCCAGGCGTGGGGCTCGTTCTCGGTCAATGACGCGTCCGCGTTCGTCAGCGTCTACTTCAAGGGCGGCCCCGACGACACTGCGAAGGACGCGGCCGTCGAGAAATGGCTCGCCGCGGCCGACACGTCGAACGACCCGGCGGTGCGCAAGACGAACTATGCGAAGGCGCTCGCGCGGATCAGCGAACAGGCGTACTGGGCGCCGCTCTTCTCGTATTCCACGAACTACGCGTACGCGTCGGCGCTGAACTTCAACGCGTACCCGGACGAGTTGCCGCGCTTCTACGAAGCGAGCTGGAAATAA
- a CDS encoding M20 family metallopeptidase gives MTNRSRAIDMAASYFDDGRFLRELNARVAVRTESQLASSRPQLYAYLTEHIAPSLAALGFASTIVDSPIEGGSPFLIAERIEDPDALTVLTYGHGDVVPGHDAQWRAGLEPWRIVVDGDRWYGRGTADNKGQHTINLAALTQVIDARGGRLGYNVKAIIEMGEETGSPGLAQVCAAHRDALAADLFIASDGPRVAASRPTVFLGSRGNLNFTLSIALRDGGHHSGNWGGLLRSPGIRLANALATMVDARGRILVDGWRPGGVPQPVRDALRTLDVGGGPSDPAIDREWGEPGLTPIERVLAWNALEILAFRTGNPDAPVNAIPGHALAHCQLRYVVGSDAPNLLNRLRAHLDAHGFADIEIAERGTRMEATRLDPDDPWVRWGLASIEATTGGAPALLPNLGGSLPNDVFAETLGLPTLWIPHSYAACSQHAPNEHLLGSVARQSLQIMAGLFWDLAEEGHAVREARRARAA, from the coding sequence ATGACGAATCGCAGTCGAGCCATCGACATGGCCGCGTCGTACTTCGACGACGGCCGCTTCCTGCGCGAGCTGAACGCGCGCGTCGCGGTGCGCACCGAGAGCCAGCTCGCGTCGTCGCGGCCGCAACTCTATGCGTACCTGACCGAGCACATCGCGCCGTCGCTCGCCGCGCTCGGCTTCGCGTCGACGATCGTCGACAGCCCGATCGAAGGCGGCAGCCCGTTCCTGATCGCCGAGCGGATCGAAGACCCGGATGCGCTGACGGTGCTCACGTATGGCCACGGCGACGTCGTGCCAGGCCACGACGCGCAGTGGCGCGCGGGGCTCGAGCCGTGGCGGATCGTCGTCGACGGCGACCGCTGGTACGGCCGCGGCACCGCCGACAACAAGGGCCAGCACACGATCAACCTGGCCGCGCTCACGCAGGTGATCGACGCGCGCGGCGGCCGCCTCGGCTACAACGTGAAGGCGATCATCGAAATGGGCGAGGAGACGGGCTCGCCCGGCCTCGCGCAGGTCTGCGCCGCACATCGCGACGCGCTCGCGGCCGACCTCTTCATCGCGTCGGACGGGCCGCGCGTCGCCGCGTCGCGGCCTACCGTGTTCCTCGGCTCGCGCGGCAACCTGAACTTCACGCTGTCGATCGCGCTGCGCGACGGCGGCCACCATTCGGGCAACTGGGGCGGCCTGCTGCGCAGCCCCGGCATCCGGCTCGCGAACGCGCTCGCGACGATGGTCGACGCGCGCGGCCGGATCCTCGTCGACGGCTGGCGGCCTGGCGGCGTGCCGCAGCCGGTGCGCGACGCGCTGCGCACGCTCGACGTCGGCGGCGGGCCGAGCGACCCGGCAATCGACCGCGAGTGGGGCGAGCCGGGCTTGACGCCGATCGAGCGCGTGCTCGCATGGAATGCGCTCGAGATCCTCGCGTTCCGGACCGGCAACCCGGATGCGCCCGTCAACGCGATTCCGGGCCATGCGCTCGCGCATTGCCAGTTGCGCTACGTCGTCGGCAGCGACGCGCCGAACCTGCTGAACCGGCTGCGCGCGCACCTCGACGCGCACGGCTTTGCGGACATCGAGATTGCCGAGCGCGGCACGCGGATGGAAGCGACGCGGCTCGACCCGGACGATCCGTGGGTGCGCTGGGGCCTCGCGTCGATCGAGGCGACGACGGGCGGCGCGCCGGCGCTGCTGCCGAACCTCGGCGGCTCGCTGCCGAACGACGTGTTCGCCGAGACGCTCGGGCTGCCGACGCTGTGGATTCCGCATTCGTATGCCGCGTGCTCGCAGCACGCGCCGAACGAGCATCTGCTCGGCAGCGTCGCGCGGCAGTCGCTGCAGATCATGGCTGGGCTGTTCTGGGATCTCGCCGAAGAGGGCCACGCGGTGCGGGAAGCGCGGCGCGCCCGCGCGGCTTGA
- a CDS encoding ABC transporter permease, translating to MSAYLLRRLGLAIAVALTVSIVSFALLHLSGDLATALAGPEASAAQVDALRIQYGLDRPVAAQYVEWLWRAAHLDFGRSYFFQSSVAELIAERLPITLKLGGVALALAVAVAIPLGVVAALYRDTWIDRAALVVAVIGQAMPSFWFGLTLILVFAVGLKWLPVAGNDGWRNFVLPAVALGYYATPAMMRLTRAGMLDVLGADYVRTARAKGLSPARVVFKHALRNALIPVVALAAVELGFMLGGSVVIESVFSLQGLGQLAWDAIARNDFPVVQAVVLIIAMFYVALTFVADVANAALDPRIRTR from the coding sequence ATGTCAGCCTATCTGCTCCGCCGCCTGGGCCTCGCGATCGCCGTCGCGCTCACCGTGTCGATCGTCAGTTTCGCGCTGCTCCATCTGTCCGGCGATCTCGCAACCGCGCTCGCCGGCCCCGAGGCGAGCGCCGCGCAAGTCGACGCGCTGCGCATCCAGTACGGGCTCGACCGGCCCGTCGCCGCGCAGTACGTCGAGTGGCTGTGGCGCGCCGCGCATCTCGACTTCGGCCGCTCGTACTTCTTCCAGTCGTCGGTCGCCGAGCTGATCGCCGAGCGCCTGCCGATCACGCTGAAGCTCGGCGGCGTCGCGCTCGCGCTCGCGGTGGCGGTGGCGATTCCGCTCGGCGTCGTCGCCGCGCTGTACCGCGACACGTGGATCGATCGCGCGGCGCTCGTCGTCGCGGTGATCGGCCAGGCGATGCCGAGCTTCTGGTTCGGCCTCACGCTGATCCTCGTGTTCGCGGTGGGGCTCAAATGGCTGCCGGTGGCCGGCAACGACGGCTGGCGCAACTTCGTGCTGCCCGCCGTTGCGCTCGGCTACTACGCGACGCCCGCGATGATGCGGCTCACGCGCGCCGGCATGCTCGACGTGCTCGGCGCCGACTACGTCCGCACCGCGCGCGCGAAGGGCCTGAGCCCCGCGCGCGTCGTCTTCAAGCACGCGCTGCGCAACGCGCTGATACCCGTCGTCGCGCTCGCGGCGGTCGAGCTCGGCTTCATGCTCGGCGGCTCGGTCGTCATCGAATCGGTGTTCTCGCTGCAAGGGCTCGGCCAGCTCGCGTGGGATGCGATCGCGCGCAACGATTTCCCGGTCGTGCAGGCCGTCGTCCTCATCATCGCGATGTTCTACGTCGCGCTGACGTTCGTCGCGGACGTCGCGAACGCGGCGCTCGATCCGCGCATTCGCACCCGATAG
- a CDS encoding LysR family transcriptional regulator, with translation MKHDQLQDTALRYFLAVVRAGSISEASARLNVAGSAISRQIAHLEQVLGTPLFERRARGMVASAAGEMLAAYAFRTELEADRLVQDIDALQGLRRGQVRIAMSEGFAIEFVPHAIADFRRTYPGIVFQAAVCAPADVTRRVKKGEADVGVTFSRTPESDIKVEHRQGAPVMAVMRGDHPLARFGQVSVLQMSAYPLALPDPSTTIRQLFDVVSSRQNLMIEPVMVSNNIVALHNFAIACDAISISGEVTVRSRQARGELAVRPIADSGMDARAVELQTLVGRTLPKVVQLFLEFLRARLAQGDDGNGNGADHRDDNRDAAFHR, from the coding sequence ATGAAGCACGATCAATTGCAGGACACCGCATTGCGCTACTTCCTCGCTGTCGTGCGCGCGGGATCGATCAGCGAGGCGTCCGCGCGGCTGAACGTCGCCGGCTCGGCGATCAGCCGGCAGATCGCGCATCTCGAGCAGGTGCTCGGCACGCCGCTCTTCGAGCGCCGCGCGCGCGGGATGGTGGCGAGCGCGGCGGGCGAGATGCTCGCCGCGTATGCGTTCCGCACCGAGCTCGAGGCCGACCGGCTCGTGCAGGACATCGACGCGCTGCAGGGATTGCGGCGCGGGCAGGTGCGCATCGCGATGTCCGAGGGCTTCGCGATCGAGTTCGTGCCGCACGCGATCGCGGACTTTCGCCGCACGTACCCCGGCATCGTGTTCCAGGCGGCCGTGTGCGCGCCCGCCGACGTCACGCGCCGCGTGAAGAAGGGCGAGGCGGACGTCGGCGTGACGTTCAGCCGCACGCCCGAGAGCGACATCAAGGTCGAGCACCGGCAGGGCGCGCCGGTGATGGCGGTGATGCGCGGCGATCATCCGCTCGCGCGCTTCGGGCAGGTGTCGGTGCTGCAGATGAGCGCGTATCCGCTCGCGCTGCCGGACCCGAGCACGACGATCCGTCAGTTGTTCGACGTCGTGTCGAGCCGCCAGAACCTGATGATCGAGCCGGTGATGGTCAGCAACAACATCGTCGCGCTGCACAACTTCGCGATCGCGTGCGATGCGATCTCGATCTCCGGGGAGGTCACGGTGCGCTCGCGGCAGGCGCGAGGAGAGCTCGCGGTGCGGCCGATCGCCGATAGCGGGATGGACGCGCGCGCGGTCGAGTTGCAGACGCTCGTCGGGCGCACGCTGCCGAAGGTCGTGCAGCTCTTTCTCGAATTCCTGCGCGCGCGGCTCGCGCAAGGCGACGACGGCAACGGCAACGGCGCGGATCACCGCGACGACAACCGCGACGCCGCGTTTCACCGATGA